The following proteins come from a genomic window of Gemmatimonadales bacterium:
- a CDS encoding 4a-hydroxytetrahydrobiopterin dehydratase: protein MAKLTESEIEAGLRGLSGWTRRGDEIRKSYTFKAFAEGVRFVDRVAVLADAADHHPDIDIRWTTVTMALSTHSAGGLTRKDFDLAAQIDVALT from the coding sequence ATGGCGAAGCTGACCGAGTCGGAGATCGAAGCGGGCCTGCGCGGCCTCTCAGGCTGGACGCGTCGGGGCGACGAGATCAGGAAGAGCTACACCTTCAAGGCGTTCGCGGAGGGGGTCCGCTTCGTGGACCGCGTCGCGGTGCTGGCGGACGCGGCCGACCATCACCCCGACATCGATATCCGCTGGACCACCGTGACGATGGCGCTGTCAACTCACAGTGCCGGGGGACTCACCCGGAAGGACTTCGACCTCGCGGCGCAGATCGACGTGGCGCTGACCTAG